The following are from one region of the Papaver somniferum cultivar HN1 unplaced genomic scaffold, ASM357369v1 unplaced-scaffold_132, whole genome shotgun sequence genome:
- the LOC113333151 gene encoding microtubule-associated protein 2-like isoform X1 — MRGYEDLDEYEDDGFIERSDDDDGFIEHDEEQMYEEDEGEEEEAQEVVRKPTKEEVDFLKVRQQIKETMRKQMKKENASATGNSQERKRHNYGSFFGPSQPVIAQRVIQESKSLLENPHLAARVLNPQHRVQSKKSPALAKATPRPGVRERPPKVVSMEKQKAQILKDQRDYSFLLSEDAELPAPTKLLPPRTGSAPNTDARSAQLSSKSPKSSSSTSRPALSGREQRPAVSGGHRMQSKPGQHKPSPGSRPGSTLGNHRKQLDSSIRNGPSRTQGTNGFPSKTSVQVKPSTLNKTSVPDRARAHTTDKNISLTGGKRLQTDMRKTVLPRPHPSVSGLQKPLLKPQPSRSAMQRAPSKSHPYEQRKDFREVDRSRLLPKQQVPPSTAPKVKTPKQLPPALKDRRRNRSMSPDATDVRQMVRSLMGYKPRCREDEDDSDMEVGFNQIMQEERRSARIAQEEDERERILIEQEEKEERERERMRMRKKRKLSSH, encoded by the exons ATGCGTGGTTATGAG GATTTGGATGAATATGAAGACGACGGATTTATCGAACGTTCAGATGACGATGATGGATTTATTGAACATGATGAAGAACAGatgtatgaagaagatgaaggagaggAAGAGGAAGCGCAAGAAGTAGTAAGGAAGCCTACCAAGGAAGAGGTGGATTTTCTCAAAGTTAGGCAACAGATAAAAGAAACAATGAggaagcagatgaagaaggaaaatgcTTCTGCCACCGGAAATTCCCAAGAGAGGAAGAGGCATAA TTATGGTTCCTTTTTCGGCCCTTCTCAGCCTGTCATCGCGCAGCGAGTCATCCAAGAAAGCAAGTCACTGCTTGAAAATCCGCACTTGGCAGCTAGAGTTTTAAATCCCCAGCACAGG GTGCAGAGCAAGAAGAGTCCCGCTCTTGCAAAAGCTACCCCAAGGCCTGGTGTACGTGAGCGACCACCCAAAGTTGTTAGCATG GAAAAACAGAAAGCGCAGATCTTAAAGGACCAAAGAGATTATTCATTTCTACTCTCTGAAGATGCTGAACTTCCAGCTCCCACAAAATTGCTTCCACCCCGGACTGGTTCTGCACCAAACACTG ATGCCCGATCAGCTCAATTGTCGTCCAAAAGTCCAAAGTCGAGCAGTAGTACTAGCAGACCAGCTCTGAGTGGTCGTGAACAAAGACCAGCTGTTTCTGGGGGTCATCGGATGCAGAGTAAACCAGGGCAGCATAAACCGTCTCCTGGAAGTAGACCTGGTTCAACATTAGGGAATCATAGAAAACAGCTGGATAGTAGTATTAGAAATGGGCCAAGCCGGACTCAGGGGACAAATGGCTTTCCCTCCAAAACCAGCGTTCAAGTGAAACCCTCAACTTTGAATAAGACTTCAGTTCCAGATAGAGCTCGTGCTCACACCACAGATAAAAATATTTCTTTAACTGGTGGAAAAAGGCTGCAAACTGATATGCGGAAAACAGTGTTACCTAGGCCACACCCGTCTGTCTCTGGTCTGCAAAAACCATTACTTAAGCCGCAGCCATCTAGGTCTGCTATGCAGAGAGCACCGTCCAAGTCACATCCATATGAACAGAGAAAGGATTTTCGAGAAGTAGACAGATCTAGACTGTTGCCCAAACAGCAAGTACCTCCTTCAACAGCTCCTAAG GTGAAAACTCCCAAGCAACTTCCTCCTGCACTAAAGGACCGTCGAAGGAATAGGTCTATGAGTCCAGATGCCACCGATGTACGGCAAATGGTCAGAAGTCTAATGGG TTACAAGCCTAGGTGCAGGGAGGATGAGGATGACAGTGATATGGAGGTTGGCTTTAACCAAATTATGCAAGAAGAGAGGCGCAG TGCAAGAATTGCACAGGAGGAGGATGAGAGAGAACGCATACTCATtgaacaagaagagaaagaagagaggGAGAGGGAGAGGATGAGGATGAGGAAAAAGCGTAAATTAAGCAGTCACTGA
- the LOC113333151 gene encoding microtubule-associated protein 2-like isoform X2, with translation MRGYEDLDEYEDDGFIERSDDDDGFIEHDEEQMYEEDEGEEEEAQEVVRKPTKEEVDFLKVRQQIKETMRKQMKKENASATGNSQERKRHNYGSFFGPSQPVIAQRVIQESKSLLENPHLAARVLNPQHRSKKSPALAKATPRPGVRERPPKVVSMEKQKAQILKDQRDYSFLLSEDAELPAPTKLLPPRTGSAPNTDARSAQLSSKSPKSSSSTSRPALSGREQRPAVSGGHRMQSKPGQHKPSPGSRPGSTLGNHRKQLDSSIRNGPSRTQGTNGFPSKTSVQVKPSTLNKTSVPDRARAHTTDKNISLTGGKRLQTDMRKTVLPRPHPSVSGLQKPLLKPQPSRSAMQRAPSKSHPYEQRKDFREVDRSRLLPKQQVPPSTAPKVKTPKQLPPALKDRRRNRSMSPDATDVRQMVRSLMGYKPRCREDEDDSDMEVGFNQIMQEERRSARIAQEEDERERILIEQEEKEERERERMRMRKKRKLSSH, from the exons ATGCGTGGTTATGAG GATTTGGATGAATATGAAGACGACGGATTTATCGAACGTTCAGATGACGATGATGGATTTATTGAACATGATGAAGAACAGatgtatgaagaagatgaaggagaggAAGAGGAAGCGCAAGAAGTAGTAAGGAAGCCTACCAAGGAAGAGGTGGATTTTCTCAAAGTTAGGCAACAGATAAAAGAAACAATGAggaagcagatgaagaaggaaaatgcTTCTGCCACCGGAAATTCCCAAGAGAGGAAGAGGCATAA TTATGGTTCCTTTTTCGGCCCTTCTCAGCCTGTCATCGCGCAGCGAGTCATCCAAGAAAGCAAGTCACTGCTTGAAAATCCGCACTTGGCAGCTAGAGTTTTAAATCCCCAGCACAGG AGCAAGAAGAGTCCCGCTCTTGCAAAAGCTACCCCAAGGCCTGGTGTACGTGAGCGACCACCCAAAGTTGTTAGCATG GAAAAACAGAAAGCGCAGATCTTAAAGGACCAAAGAGATTATTCATTTCTACTCTCTGAAGATGCTGAACTTCCAGCTCCCACAAAATTGCTTCCACCCCGGACTGGTTCTGCACCAAACACTG ATGCCCGATCAGCTCAATTGTCGTCCAAAAGTCCAAAGTCGAGCAGTAGTACTAGCAGACCAGCTCTGAGTGGTCGTGAACAAAGACCAGCTGTTTCTGGGGGTCATCGGATGCAGAGTAAACCAGGGCAGCATAAACCGTCTCCTGGAAGTAGACCTGGTTCAACATTAGGGAATCATAGAAAACAGCTGGATAGTAGTATTAGAAATGGGCCAAGCCGGACTCAGGGGACAAATGGCTTTCCCTCCAAAACCAGCGTTCAAGTGAAACCCTCAACTTTGAATAAGACTTCAGTTCCAGATAGAGCTCGTGCTCACACCACAGATAAAAATATTTCTTTAACTGGTGGAAAAAGGCTGCAAACTGATATGCGGAAAACAGTGTTACCTAGGCCACACCCGTCTGTCTCTGGTCTGCAAAAACCATTACTTAAGCCGCAGCCATCTAGGTCTGCTATGCAGAGAGCACCGTCCAAGTCACATCCATATGAACAGAGAAAGGATTTTCGAGAAGTAGACAGATCTAGACTGTTGCCCAAACAGCAAGTACCTCCTTCAACAGCTCCTAAG GTGAAAACTCCCAAGCAACTTCCTCCTGCACTAAAGGACCGTCGAAGGAATAGGTCTATGAGTCCAGATGCCACCGATGTACGGCAAATGGTCAGAAGTCTAATGGG TTACAAGCCTAGGTGCAGGGAGGATGAGGATGACAGTGATATGGAGGTTGGCTTTAACCAAATTATGCAAGAAGAGAGGCGCAG TGCAAGAATTGCACAGGAGGAGGATGAGAGAGAACGCATACTCATtgaacaagaagagaaagaagagaggGAGAGGGAGAGGATGAGGATGAGGAAAAAGCGTAAATTAAGCAGTCACTGA